The Candidatus Methylacidiphilales bacterium genome includes the window AGAAGCGACAGGTAGGTTTCGGCAATCTGAATTTCGTCCTCCCGGAATCCATACGCCATGCCGGCCCCTGAGGTTTTGCTGGTATCATGCCAGCGCCAACGCCCCAGAATTTCGGGTATAAGCCGTGGGGTTATGTTTTTTTGGAAAACACAGCGGGCGTAGTACTCGATGTCCATGGAATAATGCAGGTGCTCATTCAGATCGCCAATCTCTTCAAATAGGCCACGACGCATAAAGGATGCCACCGAGCATGGAAAGACATAGGGATACGGGCGATTCCAGGGGGTTAAAAAGTCCGATTTATGGTCCGGTAAATGGGCGTCAATCCGGCCTATAATTTCTTCCCCGCAAAATATTTCTGCCACGCCACCCAGCCAGCACAACGAGGGATCGGACATCAAATCAACAACGGTACGCAGGGCCCCGGGACTCAGCAAATCATCGCTGTTCAAATAGCTCCATACTTCGCCGCTCATGCGGTGGAGGCCTTTGTTGATGGCATGCGCCTGGCCACGGTCGGGTTCGCTGCACCAGAAAGCCAGATGCCTTTCATATTTCCTTAGAATATCAATACTTCCGTCCGTGCTGCCACCGTCAATGACCAACAATTCCAAATCGGCATGGCCCTGCTCCAGAACGGACAGCAATGTCTGCTCCAGATACGCCGCTGTTTGATAGCTTGGAATGATGACGCTGATGCGCATGCCGCTCTTTCAAATGCCGCTCATATGATCCGCCAATTGCAGAAGCTGCTCCGTGTCGATACTGTAATCAAACTCATGAGGATCCGTATGCGGAGCCGCCACCTGGCTTCCGATCAAATATCCGTAATGCACCTGCGCCAGGTTGGCGATGGCCCATTGACAGACATTGACGGATGACTCGGAAAAAAGTTCGATGGCTCGCGCACCTTTGGGGCAAAAAACCAGGTTGAACATGCTGGAACCGTTTGGCCCAATCACCCAGTCCGCCTCGGCAAAAACACCCACTTGTTCTTCAAGCTTCAAATCTTCCAGCGCCACTGTCTTAAAACCAAGCCCTTCCAGGGTTCGGGCAATTTCGTCCTCATTGACAATCCAGCGCCGGGCGATACAGCAGGCAGATGCCGCTGTTGGCTTGGGGCCAGAGTTTCACGCTGAACTTTGCTTCAGCCTCTGCCGGGCTGACCAACAAGGCATCCTGGGCGTCCCGGTTGAACCGGCATTCCTCCGAGCCACTATCCACCCACTGTAGAATTTCCACCGGCTTCTGGAAAAACAAAACGTCGCTGTCCAAAAGAATGAAGCGCTGCTCCTTGCAATAAAAGGGGACATCAAAAATCTTCCTGGCAAGGGGATGTTGCTTCCGGTACGTGGCGCAATGCGGATACGTCCGCAGGACAGGCTCCATGCCCGCATCTGACTCAAGCAAGGGTACCACGCTAAAATGCGGAAACATCGCATGAAGCCGGCTGATGATTTCCGGTGTGAGCGTGCCATCATCGTGCAACACGATCTTCCAACTCCTTTCTGTAAAGTGAGTCCAGCTTGCCAGCATCCAGCAGGTCAGCAGCCAGGTTTCCCTGCCTGTCAGTACGCAAACCGGTACCTCCGCGAGGGG containing:
- a CDS encoding glycosyltransferase family 2 protein; translation: MRISVIIPSYQTAAYLEQTLLSVLEQGHADLELLVIDGGSTDGSIDILRKYERHLAFWCSEPDRGQAHAINKGLHRMSGEVWSYLNSDDLLSPGALRTVVDLMSDPSLCWLGGVAEIFCGEEIIGRIDAHLPDHKSDFLTPWNRPYPYVFPCSVASFMRRGLFEEIGDLNEHLHYSMDIEYYARCVFQKNITPRLIPEILGRWRWHDTSKTSGAGMAYGFREDEIQIAETYLSLLTIEEQARLKQELRFEKKQIIARKAVYLHQQGVSGKALDLLLRSAFSNPSQLWFRPWLGAMRRCFIPRKQALGTPV
- a CDS encoding glycosyltransferase family 61 protein, whose protein sequence is MEGLGFKTVALEDLKLEEQVGVFAEADWVIGPNGSSMFNLVFCPKGARAIELFSESSVNVCQWAIANLAQVHYGYLIGSQVAAPHTDPHEFDYSIDTEQLLQLADHMSGI